One window of Syngnathus acus chromosome 16, fSynAcu1.2, whole genome shotgun sequence genomic DNA carries:
- the prune gene encoding exopolyphosphatase PRUNE1, producing the protein MDDFLSACHAAVQASAGLPSGCPFHVVLGNEACDLDSMASSLAYAYFLSKTCGIEEALVVPLLNIQREELPLRSDNVFLLRQIGLSPDLLLFRDQLDLVALRRSDRLRLTLVDHNVLPSSDASLEGAVVEVIDHHMLEREPSPSCPATVETVGSCATLVTERLLQKAPHILDQQLAQLLYATILADCVNMAPAAGKVTAKDSLFATALEARFPSLPPRAALFQALHNAKFDVSGLNTEQMLMKDMKMLKGSLSMAISVLYLPIEVFLQRVELEEKLSGFCRKLALDVLVLMSISFTEAKQPIRELALFSHSATCREQVSHFLERAGDPALDLHAISCPHDHMAAFHQGNASASRKKILPLLKDFVRVRRGQDKDDEDGERRVPPTPANSLVEGCPLDAGPPPISAHALHDKFGQIDAR; encoded by the exons ATGGACGACTTTCTCTCCGCTTGCCATGCAGCCGTCCAG GCAAGTGCCGGCTTGCCGTCGGGCTGTCCGTTCCACGTGGTTCTGGGAAACGAGGCCTGCGACCTGGACTCCATGGCATCCTCATTGGCGTACGCCTACTTCCTGTCCAAG ACCTGTGGCATCGAAGAGGCGCTCGTTGTGCCGCTGCTCAACATCCAGCGGGAGGAGCTACCGCTCCGCTCCGACAACGTGTTCCTGCTGCGCCAGATAGGCCTGTCTCCGGACCTCCTGCTCTTCCGGGACCAGCTTGACTTGGTGGCGCTGCGGCGGTCTGATCGCCTGCGCCTCACGCTCGTCGACCACAACGTCCTTCCCAG TTCAGATGCCAGCCTTGAGGGGGCGGTGGTGGAGGTGATCGACCATCACATGCTGGAGCGAGAGCCCAGCCCCTCCTGCCCCGCTACCGTGGAGACAGTTGGCTCCTGCGCCACCCTGGTGACTGAGCGCCTCCTCCAGAAGGCACCACACATCCTGGACCAGCAGCTGGCGCAGCTTCTCTACG CGACCATCCTGGCGGACTGCGTCAACATGGCACCCGCGGCGGGGAAGGTGACGGCTAAAGATAGCCTGTTCGCTACCGCCCTAGAAGCACGTTTCCCCTCCCTGCCACCGCGTGCCGCTCTTTTCCAGGCCCTGCACAATGCCAAGTTTGATGTGTCAG GCCTCAACACGGAACAGATGTTGATGAAGGACATGAAGATGCTCAAAGGAAGTttgtccatggccatctccgTACTCTACCTGCCCATTGAG gtgtTCCTGCAGAGGGTGGAGCTAGAGGAGAAGCTTTCTGGATTCTGCCGCAAGTTGGCTTTGGATGTGCTGGTTTTGATGAGCATCTCCTTCACAGAGGCCAAGCAGCCCATCCGAGAGCTGGCACTCTTTAGTCACAGCGCCACCTGCAGGGAACAG GTAAGCCACTTCCTGGAGCGGGCCGGCGACCCCGCCCTGGACCTGCATGCTATCAGCTGCCCTCATGACCACATGGCGGCCTTTCACCAAG GTAATGCGTCGGCGTCGCGAAAGAAGATTCTGCCGCTGCTCAAAGACTTTGTGAGGGTGCGCCGCGGCCAGGACAAGGACGACGAGGACGGGGAGCGCCGGGTGCCGCCCACGCCCGCCAACAGCCTGGTGGAGGGCTGCCCCCTGGACGCCGGTCCACCCCCCATCAGCGCCCACGCTCTACACGACAAGTTTGGCCAGATCGACGCTCGTTGA
- the polr3glb gene encoding RNA polymerase III subunit GL b isoform X2, whose product MSGRGRGRRGAEGASVTRGEPLLPSVQQPSPLFPAMEHKPLPLTCGEEAEYLLALKQELRGAMGARPGFIQPHAGHRSHADVERYSDKYHNSSEQTDALTNWITDWKRFPKEIQLCVRRSLKTGVSGAAQRSKRGRADEQKESVKEKQVLLKLETLANEEQRGSEDEGEKEDDQEVDEEYEEELEELMVLILNVGGRYLGERPPCGHEGS is encoded by the exons ATGTCGGGGCGTGGCCGTGGCCGGCGCGGTGCAGAGGGCGCAAGCGTCACCAGAGGCGAACCGCTCCTGCCGTCTGTCCAGCAGCCCAGTCCTCTGTTTCCC GCAATGGAGCACAAGCCCCTCCCCCTGACGTGCGGCGAAGAGGCAGAGTACCTGTTGGCCCTCAAGCAGGAGCTCAGAGGCGCCATGGGCGCGCGACCAGGTTTCATCCAGCCGCACGCGGGTCACAGGTCACACGCAG ATGTGGAAAGATATTCAGACAAATACCACAACTCCAGCGAGCAAACGGACGCGCTGACCAACTGGATCACAG ACTGGAAGAGGTtcccaaaagaaatacaacttTGTGTTAGAAGATCACTAAAAACAG GTGTGTCTGGAGCGGCGCAGCGATCCAAGAGAGGTCGGGCTGATGAGCAGAAGGAAAgcgtgaaagaaaaacaagtcctCCTCAAACTGGAG ACGCTGGCAAACGAGGAGCAGCGGGGCTCCGAGGACGAGGGGGAGAAGGAGGACGATCAGGAGGTGGACGAGGAGTACGAAGAAGAGCTGGAGGAG CTCATGGTGCTCATTTTAAACGTTGGAGGGCGTTACCTTGGTGAAAGGCCGCCATGTGGTCATGAGGGCAGCTGA
- the polr3glb gene encoding RNA polymerase III subunit GL b isoform X1: MSGRGRGRRGAEGASVTRGEPLLPSVQQPSPLFPAMEHKPLPLTCGEEAEYLLALKQELRGAMGARPGFIQPHAGHRSHADVERYSDKYHNSSEQTDALTNWITDWKRFPKEIQLCVRRSLKTGVSGAAQRSKRGRADEQKESVKEKQVLLKLETLANEEQRGSEDEGEKEDDQEVDEEYEEELEEDTDYIMSYFDNGEDFGTESDDDMDEAVY; this comes from the exons ATGTCGGGGCGTGGCCGTGGCCGGCGCGGTGCAGAGGGCGCAAGCGTCACCAGAGGCGAACCGCTCCTGCCGTCTGTCCAGCAGCCCAGTCCTCTGTTTCCC GCAATGGAGCACAAGCCCCTCCCCCTGACGTGCGGCGAAGAGGCAGAGTACCTGTTGGCCCTCAAGCAGGAGCTCAGAGGCGCCATGGGCGCGCGACCAGGTTTCATCCAGCCGCACGCGGGTCACAGGTCACACGCAG ATGTGGAAAGATATTCAGACAAATACCACAACTCCAGCGAGCAAACGGACGCGCTGACCAACTGGATCACAG ACTGGAAGAGGTtcccaaaagaaatacaacttTGTGTTAGAAGATCACTAAAAACAG GTGTGTCTGGAGCGGCGCAGCGATCCAAGAGAGGTCGGGCTGATGAGCAGAAGGAAAgcgtgaaagaaaaacaagtcctCCTCAAACTGGAG ACGCTGGCAAACGAGGAGCAGCGGGGCTCCGAGGACGAGGGGGAGAAGGAGGACGATCAGGAGGTGGACGAGGAGTACGAAGAAGAGCTGGAGGAG GACACGGATTACATCATGTCCTACTTTGACAACGGCGAAGATTTTGGCACCGAAAGCGACGACGACATGGACGAAGCCGTTTACTGA
- the polr3glb gene encoding RNA polymerase III subunit GL b isoform X3, with the protein MSGRGRGRRGAEGASVTRGEPLLPSVQQPSPLFPAMEHKPLPLTCGEEAEYLLALKQELRGAMGARPGFIQPHAGHRSHADVERYSDKYHNSSEQTDALTNWITGVSGAAQRSKRGRADEQKESVKEKQVLLKLETLANEEQRGSEDEGEKEDDQEVDEEYEEELEEDTDYIMSYFDNGEDFGTESDDDMDEAVY; encoded by the exons ATGTCGGGGCGTGGCCGTGGCCGGCGCGGTGCAGAGGGCGCAAGCGTCACCAGAGGCGAACCGCTCCTGCCGTCTGTCCAGCAGCCCAGTCCTCTGTTTCCC GCAATGGAGCACAAGCCCCTCCCCCTGACGTGCGGCGAAGAGGCAGAGTACCTGTTGGCCCTCAAGCAGGAGCTCAGAGGCGCCATGGGCGCGCGACCAGGTTTCATCCAGCCGCACGCGGGTCACAGGTCACACGCAG ATGTGGAAAGATATTCAGACAAATACCACAACTCCAGCGAGCAAACGGACGCGCTGACCAACTGGATCACAG GTGTGTCTGGAGCGGCGCAGCGATCCAAGAGAGGTCGGGCTGATGAGCAGAAGGAAAgcgtgaaagaaaaacaagtcctCCTCAAACTGGAG ACGCTGGCAAACGAGGAGCAGCGGGGCTCCGAGGACGAGGGGGAGAAGGAGGACGATCAGGAGGTGGACGAGGAGTACGAAGAAGAGCTGGAGGAG GACACGGATTACATCATGTCCTACTTTGACAACGGCGAAGATTTTGGCACCGAAAGCGACGACGACATGGACGAAGCCGTTTACTGA